A genomic window from Solanum dulcamara chromosome 11, daSolDulc1.2, whole genome shotgun sequence includes:
- the LOC129873691 gene encoding uncharacterized protein At5g65660-like: MEHPQYYAPHRIADSSSRPSLGFPLGTAVLLVAVFSLSGIFSCCYHWNRIRSFRRQRADLEAGDDPASFKSIINYNMSEKQNQRQSLPAVLMPGDQVPKFIALPCPCQPPRPEKVVEEVQPSPLPPPPKPIRMVVGLLL; the protein is encoded by the exons ATGGAGCATCCTCAGTATTATGCACCACACCGTATTGCAGACTCATCATCTCGGCCTTCTCTAGGATTTCCCCTCGGCACTGCCGTTCTTTTGGTTGCTGTTTTCAGCCTCAGTGGCATATTTTCTTGCTGTTATCACTGGAATAGAATCCGCTCATTCCGTCGACAACGCGCAGACCTTGAAGCAGGCGATGATCCTGCTTCcttcaaatctataatcaattaTAATATG AGTGAGAAACAGAACCAAAGGCAAAGCTTGCCTGCAGTGTTAATGCCAGGTGATCAAGTTCCAAAATTCATAGCATTGCCGTGTCCATGTCAGCCGCCTCGACCGGAAAAGGTGGTTGAAGAGGTGCAGCCTTCGCCTCTGCCTCCGCCTCCTAAGCCAATTCGTATGGTAGTAGGATTACTTTTGTAG
- the LOC129873469 gene encoding uncharacterized protein At5g65660-like, whose translation MESPQYYAPPQIMDSSSRPSLGFPLGTALLLLVIFSLSGVFSCCYHWDKIRSLRRRSLADVEAGDDDPSSLKPKRTHMCEKQNQYQSMPAVLMPGDQVPKFIAMPCPCQPPIPEKIVVEEQKPPQPLPPKPVRMVVGLPLY comes from the exons ATGGAGAGTCCTCAATATTATGCACCGCCCCAAATTATGGACTCCTCGTCTCGGCCGTCTCTAGGATTTCCTCTAGGGACTGCCCTTCTCCTTCTTGTCATTTTCAGCTTGAGTGGTGTATTTTCTTGCTGCTATCACTGGGACAAAATCCGTTCTCTCCGACGTCGATCTCTAGCCGATGTCGAAGCCGGAGACGACGATCCTTCATCCTTGAAACCCAAACGCACACACATG TGTGAGAAGCAGAACCAATACCAAAGCATGCCTGCAGTGTTGATGCCAGGTGATCAAGTTCCAAAATTCATAGCAATGCCTTGTCCGTGTCAGCCTCCCATACCGGAAAAGATTGTGGTAGAAGAGCAGAAGCCACCGCAGCCGCTGCCTCCCAAGCCAGTTCGTATGGTAGTGGGATTACCTTTGTATTAG